Proteins encoded by one window of Lactobacillus sp. ESL0684:
- a CDS encoding YslB family protein: MQNNNQSNEHVYFINQLYRDFILPTILGEDTAEILYWAGKKVARKYDLASFEDVQSFFATAEFGTLNKTKERRSSITFTLSGQSVSDRITSDNQEFTLEAGILAEAIQKETGRTTECELTIDDKKHQVQLIASFD; this comes from the coding sequence ATGCAAAATAACAATCAATCAAACGAACATGTTTACTTTATCAATCAATTATATCGTGACTTTATCTTACCCACTATTTTAGGTGAAGACACTGCAGAAATTCTTTATTGGGCTGGCAAGAAAGTGGCACGTAAATATGACCTAGCCTCATTTGAAGACGTTCAGAGCTTTTTTGCTACAGCTGAATTTGGTACCCTTAATAAAACTAAAGAACGTCGTTCATCGATAACTTTCACGCTTTCTGGTCAAAGTGTTAGTGACCGCATAACTAGCGACAATCAAGAATTTACACTAGAAGCTGGTATCTTGGCTGAAGCAATTCAAAAAGAAACTGGCCGCACTACCGAATGTGAATTAACCATTGATGACAAAAAGCATCAAGTACAACTAATTGCTAGTTTTGATTAA